In the Acomys russatus chromosome 13, mAcoRus1.1, whole genome shotgun sequence genome, one interval contains:
- the Gpr19 gene encoding probable G-protein coupled receptor 19: MVFAHRMDNEQPPVVPATLLVPLQNHSCMEFHEERSWMSNRTDLPYGLNPGEVATASIFFGALWLFSIFGNSLVCLVIHRSRRTQSTTNYFVVSMACADLLISVASTPFVVLQFTTGRWTLGSAMCKVVRYFQYLTPGVQIYVLLSICIDRFYTIVYPLSFKVSREKAKKMIAASWILDAAFVTPVFFFYGSNWDSHCNYFLPPSWEGTAYTVIHFLVGFVIPSVLIILFYQKVVKYIWRIGTDGRTLRRTMNIVPRTKVKTVKMFLLLNLVFLLSWLPFHVAQLWHPLEQDYKKSSLVFTAVTWVSFSSSASKPTLYSIYNANFRRGMKETFCMSSMRCYRSNAYTITTSSRMAKRNYVGISEIPPMSRTITKDSVYDSFDREAREKKLAWPINSNPPNTFV, encoded by the coding sequence ATGGTTTTTGCTCACAGAATGGATAACGAGCAGCCACCTGTGGTTCCTGCTACCCTGCTGGTGCCCCTTCAGAACCACAGCTGCATGGAATTCCACGAGGAGCGCAGCTGGATGAGCAACAGGACAGACCTTCCATACGGGCTAAACCCTGGAGAGGTGGCCACAGCCAGCATTTTCTTTGGCGCTTTGTGGTTGTTCTCGATCTTTGGCAACTCCCTGGTGTGTCTGGTCATCCACAGGAGCCGGAGGACTCAGTCTACCACCAACTACTTTGTGGTCTCCATGGCATGTGCCGACCTCCTCATCAGCGTGGCCAGCACACCGTTTGTCGTGCTGCAGTTCACCACCGGGAGGTGGACCCTCGGCAGTGCCATGTGCAAGGTTGTGCGCTACTTCCAGTACCTCACTCCAGGCGTGCAGATCTACGTGCTCCTCTCCATCTGCATAGACCGCTTCTACACCATCGTCTACCCGCTGAGCTTCAAGGTGTCCagagaaaaggccaagaaaaTGATTGCGGCCTCCTGGATCTTGGACGCGGCCTTTGTGACGCCCGTCTTCTTTTTCTATGGCTCCAACTGGGACAGCCACTGTAACTACTTCCTCCCGCCCTCCTGGGAGGGAACTGCCTACACTGTCATCCACTTCTTGGTGGGCTTCGTGATTCCCTCCGTCCTCATAATCTTATTTTACCAGAAGGTCGTAAAGTATATCTGGAGAATAGGCACTGATGGGCGGACGCTGAGGAGGACGATGAACATTGTCCCCAGGACAAAGGTGAAAACGGTCAAGATGTTTCTGCTCCTGAACTTGGTATTCCTGctctcctggctgcctttccaCGTGGCTCAGCTCTGGCATCCCCTGGAGCAAGACTACAAGAAGAGCTCTCTTGTCTTCACAGCAGTCACCTGGGTATCTTTCAGCTCTTCAGCCTCGAAACCCACTCTGTACTCTATTTATAATGCCAACTTCCGGAGAGGGATGAAGGAGACCTTCTGCATGTCCTCCATGAGATGCTACCGCAGCAATGCCTACACCATCACAACCAGCTCAAGGATGGCCAAAAGAAACTATGTTGGCATCTCGGAAATCCCTCCCATGAGCAGGACGATAACCAAAGACTCCGTCTATGACTCGTTTGACCGTGAGGCCAGGGAAAAGAAGCTTGCCTGGCCCATCAACTCAAACCCACCGAACACTTTTGtctaa